Proteins encoded in a region of the Candidozyma auris chromosome 7, complete sequence genome:
- the IAH1 gene encoding isoamyl acetate-hydrolyzing esterase, with protein MALNFDKFLLFGDSITEYSHQQPGFSLAAALQNDYTRKLDVVKRGFSGYNTRWALPILKKVLEEESKGSGSIRIMYIFLGTNDASTTFQHVPIEEYKQNMTQMVQLAEERGIKVIIVGPGLHDQRMAVEHFKEKGTPLAQPFSSSRATREYADVAREVALSHKLPFIDLWYLFQKDGGWSSEELLQKEPNLSEYLKDGIHYTPKAYEVFYDALIKSIKAHYPELHPDNLPRHCPYYGDIDLDNYEDSILRGPKSLERTA; from the coding sequence ATGGCCTTAAATTTTGACAAGTTCCTCCTATTTGGCGATTCCATCACCGAGTACTCTCACCAGCAGCCAGGCTTCTCATTGGCAGCAGCGTTACAAAACGACTACACGAGGAAATTGGATGTGGTCAAGCGTGGTTTTTCTGGCTACAACACAAGGTGGGCTCTCCcgatcttgaaaaaagtgtTGGAGGAAGAATCCAAGGGCTCGGGAAGCATCCGGATCATGTACATCTTCTTGGGCACCAACGATGCGTCGACGACGTTCCAGCATGTGCCAATTGAAGAGTATAAGCAAAATATGACTCAGATGGTGCAATTGGCTGAGGAAAGAGGCATAAAGGTAATCATTGTGGGGCCAGGTTTGCACGACCAGCGTATGGCGGTGGAGCACTTTAAGGAAAAGGGAACGCCACTTGCACAACCATTCTCAAGCTCCAGAGCCACGAGAGAGTATGCTGATGTGGCAAGGGAGGTGGCGCTTTCACACAAATTGCCGTTTATAGACTTGTGGTATTTGTTCCAGAAGGATGGAGGCTGGTCTTCCGAGGAGCTCTTGCAGAAAGAACCCAACTTGAGCGAATACTTGAAGGACGGGATTCACTACACGCCAAAAGCATATGAGGTGTTCTATGACGCTTTGATCAAGCTGATCAAGGCACATTATCCGGAGTTGCACCCTGATAACCTCCCTCGTCACTGCCCTTACTATGGGGACATTGACCTTGACAACTACGAGGACTCGATTTTGCGGGGCCCAAAAAGTCTAGAGAGGACAGCTTAG